The proteins below come from a single Papaver somniferum cultivar HN1 chromosome 11, ASM357369v1, whole genome shotgun sequence genomic window:
- the LOC113322570 gene encoding MLO-like protein 6, whose translation MAGSGTTYDRSLEETPTWAVAVVCFGIVLVSIIIEHVLELIGEWFHKKQKKALYEALLVVKTELMLLGFISLLLTFTQDYIIQLCIPKKVGNTWHPCPIKEEKKKGYTYEEKYCGKQGKVPLVSKTAIHQLHIFIFVLAVCHVLYCILTMALGRAKMRKWNNWEKETKSAKYQFTHDPDRFRYARDTTFGRRHMSIWSRSTILLWITCFFRQFVRSVPKVDYLTLRHGFIMAHLAPQSAVQFDFQKYMMRCLDEDFKVVVGISPVLWFFSLLFLMASTNGLRSYLWLPFIPLIIVLAVGTKLQVIITQMGLHVQDRGDVVQGEPTVKPTDDLFWFGSPRLILNLIHFVLFQNAFQVAFFIYTTYEFGLNSCYHQKAAAVAIRISMGIFVQILCSYVTLPLHALVTQMGSNMKTAVFDPTVAVALKKWHHQAKKQIKESRISTPTSSMPSTPHYGMSPVHLLHNKNNRSSEANSPHMSPMHRNYMGAANDHWDSESPSPIHDNSSHNDPFRARLGPNEERRLSPSELIPVPNLPPVRSDNERSGGDLY comes from the exons ATGGCAGGATCAGGGACTACTTACGATCGTAGTTTAGAGGAAACCCCGACATGGGCTGTTGCAGTTGTTTGTTTCGGAATTGTGTTAGTTTCCATTATCATCGAGCATGTTCTCGAACTCATTGGAGAG TGGTTCCACAAGAAACAGAAAAAAGCTCTCTATGAAGCACTATTAGTGGTCAAAACAG AGCTTATGTTACTGGGGTTTATATCACTGCTCCTAACATTTACACAAGATTACATAATCCAGCTTTGTATACCAAAAAAAGTTGGAAATACATGGCATCCTTGCccaatcaaagaagaaaaaaaaaagggttatacTTATGAGGAGAAATATTGTGGAAAACAG GGTAAAGTACCACTTGTATCAAAGACTGCCATTCATCAACTACACATATTCATCTTTGTCTTGGCAGTTTGTCACGTGCTTTATTGTATACTTACCATGGCTCTCGGCAGGGCTAAG ATGAGGAAATGGAATAACTGGGAAAAGGAAACTAAATCTGCCAAATATCAGTTCACTCATG ATCCTGATAGATTTAGGTACGCAAGGGATACAACATTTGGGCGAAGGCATATGAGCATTTGGAGTAGATCCACGATTCTCCTCTGGATT ACGTGTTTCTTTAGACAGTTCGTTAGATCAGTTCCTAAGGTGGATTATTTGACACTAAGACATGGATTTATCATG GCACATTTGGCTCCACAGAGTGCGGTCCAATTTGATTTTCAGAAATACATGATGAGGTGTCTTGATGAGGACTTCAAAGTTGTTGTTGGGATTAG TCCAGTGCTCTGGTTCTTTTCCCTACTTTTCTTAATGGCCAGTACCAATG GATTGCGCTCGTATTTGTGGCTGCCCTTTATTCCATTGATT ATTGTACTCGCTGTGGGAACGAAATTACAGGTGATTATAACACAAATGGGATTACATGTACAAGATAGAGGAGATGTGGTACAAGGAGAGCCCACAGTAAAACCAACTGATGATTTGTTTTGGTTCGGAAGTCCTCGCCTCATTCTCAACTTGATTCATTTTGTTCTCTTTCAAAATGCATTTCAAGTGGCTTTCTTCATATATACTACT TATGAATTTGGGCTCAATTCTTGCTATCACCAGAAAGCCGCAGCTGTGGCTATCAGGATTTCAATGGG GATCTTTGTACAAATTCTATGCAGCTATGTcactctacctctccatgccttggTTACTCAG ATGGGTTCGAACATGAAGACCGCAGTATTCGACCCAACTGTGGCAGTAGCATTAAAAAAATGGCATCATCAagcaaaaaaacaaataaaagaaagccGAATAAGTACGCCAACTTCGAGTATGCCATCCACGCCACACTATGGCATGTCACCGGTACATCTTTTGCATAACAAAAACAATCGCAGTAGTGAAGCCAATAGTCCTCACATGTCTCCCATGCATCGAAATTACATGGGTGCTGCAAACGACCATTGGGATAGCGAATCACCTTCCCCAATACATGACAATTCTAGTCATAATGATCCATTTAGAGCTCGCCTTGGTCCAAATGAGGAGAGACGACTCTCACCGTCCGAGTTAATACCGGTGCCAAATCTACCGCCGGTTAGAAGTGACAATGAACGAAGTGGTGGTGATCTCTACTGA
- the LOC113322571 gene encoding transcription factor bHLH162-like codes for MKNLSKFASSSSSTCAAAAVDRKTIEKNRRSHMKSLCFKLVSLIPPTTSTHDNNNHSSKKDIAQTDLIDQAANYIQEVTKRIDKLKRKKDLLTATTLPNTDHCGDQDIITTNAAAVVAPTSTCSLNTSTERAGNSLLDLPILQVRNFDSTTLEVVFITGINKHFLYYQLITVLEEEGAEVVNASFATVVDKIFYTVHSQVRAGVETSRICDRLKKLVS; via the exons ATGAAAAATTTAAGTAaatttgcttcttcttcttcttctacttgtgcagcagcagcagttgatAGGAAAACCATTGAAAAGAATAGAAGAAGTCATATGAAATCTCTTTGCTTCAAACTTGTCTCTCTTATCCCTCCCACTACTAGTACTCATGATAACAACAACCATTCCTCCAAGAAG GATATAGCACAGACGGATCTGATAGATCAAGCAGCTAATTACATACAAGAAGTGACAAAGAGAATAGATAAACTTAAGAGAaagaaagatttattaacagcAACCACATTGCCGAATACTGATCACTGTGGTGATCAAGATATTATAACTACcaatgctgctgctgttgttgctcctACTTCTACTTGTTCATTAAATACATCTACTGAGAGGGCTGGTAACAGTTTGTTGGATTTGCCGATACTTCAAGTAAGGAACTTCGATAGTACTACTTTGGAAGTAGTTTTCATAACTGGGATAAACAAACATTTCTTGTATTATCAACTAATTACTGTCCTTGAAGAAGAAGGTGCTGAGGTGGTCAATGCTAGTTTTGCTACTGTTGTTGACAAGATTTTCTATACAGTTCATTCTCAG GTTAGAGCTGGGGTTGAGACTTCAAGGATATGTGACAGATTGAAGAAATTAGTTTCTTAA